In Thauera aromatica K172, one DNA window encodes the following:
- a CDS encoding DUF3460 family protein, producing MAMYESEHTRFMREWMEKHPEQREEQQKGRALWWDKPQDLTEQQRLAQARVPVKPYYYDVGH from the coding sequence ATGGCGATGTACGAATCCGAACACACCCGATTCATGCGCGAATGGATGGAAAAGCACCCCGAGCAGCGCGAGGAGCAGCAGAAAGGGCGCGCGCTGTGGTGGGACAAACCGCAGGACCTCACCGAGCAGCAGCGCCTGGCGCAGGCGCGGGTCCCGGTCAAGCCCTACTACTACGACGTCGGCCATTGA
- a CDS encoding exonuclease domain-containing protein: protein MSLPRRLAFIDVESTGAHPVRDRITEIAILRVEDGEVVARWDSLVDPGRPIPALIQGVTGISDDMVAGAPAFEAVADTVAGLLEGCVFVAHNARFDYGFIKNAFARSGREFDAPVLCTVKLSRALYPEHHRHGLDALIERHSLVCTARHRAMGDAEVLWQFVQLARAGFAAEVLEQAVARAMKAPQTPPGLPEGLLEALPDVPGVYLLHAEAEAPPPGRSDRPLYIGRAASLRARVKEHFSGAARKGRDASLAAQVQRVEWRETAGELGAQLLEHALLCALRPSANRAPESGAEAFALRLLENRRRPPIWQRVKIAGSDPGSWDGLYGAFRTPREADNLLRELALLYRLCPRRLGLEAGATGACSAHAARRCAGVCAGRETPAEHDARLAAALEAVRVKPWPWPGAVVVGERHADSGREAFHLFARWCHLASADSVDALAAAAERTPAFDLDIWRIFSRWLAVPGNPDRVRLL, encoded by the coding sequence ATGAGCCTGCCGCGCCGCCTCGCCTTCATCGACGTCGAGAGCACCGGCGCCCACCCGGTGCGCGATCGCATCACCGAGATCGCCATCCTCCGCGTCGAGGACGGCGAGGTCGTTGCGCGCTGGGACAGCCTGGTCGACCCCGGTCGGCCGATTCCCGCCCTGATCCAGGGCGTGACCGGCATCAGCGATGACATGGTCGCGGGCGCGCCCGCGTTCGAGGCCGTCGCCGACACGGTCGCCGGCCTCCTCGAGGGCTGCGTCTTCGTCGCCCACAACGCCCGTTTCGACTACGGCTTCATCAAGAACGCCTTCGCCCGCAGCGGGCGCGAATTCGACGCCCCGGTGCTGTGCACGGTCAAGCTCTCGCGCGCGCTCTATCCCGAGCATCACCGCCACGGCCTCGATGCCTTGATCGAGCGTCACAGCTTGGTGTGTACCGCACGCCACCGGGCGATGGGCGACGCCGAAGTGCTGTGGCAGTTCGTTCAGCTCGCCCGTGCGGGCTTTGCCGCCGAAGTGCTCGAGCAGGCGGTGGCGCGGGCGATGAAGGCGCCGCAGACCCCGCCCGGCCTGCCCGAGGGCCTGCTCGAAGCGCTCCCCGACGTGCCCGGCGTGTACCTGTTGCACGCCGAGGCCGAGGCGCCGCCGCCCGGGCGCAGCGACCGTCCGCTCTACATCGGCCGCGCGGCGAGCCTGCGGGCGCGGGTCAAGGAGCATTTTTCCGGCGCCGCGCGCAAGGGCCGCGATGCCAGCCTGGCGGCGCAGGTGCAGCGCGTGGAGTGGCGCGAGACGGCCGGCGAGCTGGGCGCGCAGCTGCTCGAGCACGCGCTGTTGTGCGCCTTGCGCCCGAGCGCCAACCGTGCCCCCGAGAGCGGCGCGGAGGCTTTCGCCCTGCGCCTGCTGGAAAACCGCCGGCGCCCGCCGATCTGGCAGCGGGTGAAGATCGCCGGTAGCGACCCCGGCAGCTGGGACGGGCTGTACGGCGCGTTCCGCACGCCGCGCGAAGCCGACAACCTGCTGCGCGAGCTGGCCCTGCTGTACCGCCTGTGTCCGCGCCGCCTCGGCCTCGAGGCGGGCGCTACCGGCGCCTGCAGCGCCCATGCCGCCCGGCGCTGCGCCGGAGTGTGCGCCGGCCGGGAAACCCCGGCCGAGCACGACGCGCGCCTGGCCGCCGCGCTCGAGGCGGTGCGTGTCAAACCCTGGCCGTGGCCAGGTGCGGTGGTCGTCGGCGAGCGCCACGCCGACAGCGGGCGCGAGGCCTTCCACCTGTTCGCGCGCTGGTGCCACCTCGCCAGCGCGGACTCCGTCGATGCGCTGGCGGCGGCCGCGGAGCGGACTCCGGCGTTCGATCTCGACATCTGGCGGATCTTCAGCCGCTGGCTCGCGGTGCCGGGCAATCCGGACCGCGTGCGGCTGCTGTGA
- a CDS encoding Crp/Fnr family transcriptional regulator, protein MKTKRQCPPPPLSDFAPFDLLDPPTLERVSASVRPIHAARGELLVQRDDRPRGVHLVVDGDVKCFVLSPSGSEKIIRIATSGAFFGEDAALLDRPHVVNAQAMRACELLLVPTAALRGAMDASHRFCTAMGLRLAAASHDLMSTLQLQLQLSSTQRVAHYLTRLAPEDAEHWEIHLETDKQTIAAQLNLTPETLSRVLAHFVREGLIRPRGRRGMVLNKLSQLRTCAAH, encoded by the coding sequence ATGAAAACCAAACGACAATGCCCGCCCCCCCCTCTTTCCGACTTCGCCCCCTTCGACCTCCTCGATCCCCCCACGCTCGAACGCGTCAGCGCCAGTGTCCGCCCGATCCACGCCGCGCGCGGTGAGCTGCTGGTGCAGCGCGACGACCGCCCGCGCGGCGTCCACCTCGTCGTCGACGGCGACGTGAAGTGTTTCGTGCTGTCCCCTTCGGGCAGCGAGAAAATCATCCGCATCGCCACCAGCGGCGCCTTCTTCGGCGAAGACGCCGCCCTCCTCGATCGTCCCCACGTCGTCAATGCGCAGGCCATGCGCGCCTGCGAGCTGCTGCTGGTGCCGACCGCGGCGCTGCGGGGCGCGATGGACGCCTCCCACCGCTTCTGTACGGCGATGGGCCTGCGCCTGGCCGCCGCCAGCCACGACCTGATGTCGACGCTGCAGCTGCAGCTGCAGCTGAGCAGCACGCAGCGGGTCGCCCACTATCTGACCCGGCTGGCGCCGGAAGATGCCGAACATTGGGAAATTCACCTCGAAACCGACAAGCAGACCATCGCCGCCCAGCTCAACCTGACTCCGGAGACGCTGTCGCGGGTGCTGGCGCACTTCGTCCGCGAAGGCCTGATCCGGCCCCGCGGCCGGCGCGGCATGGTCCTCAACAAGCTGTCGCAGCTGCGTACCTGCGCCGCGCACTAG
- a CDS encoding HAMP domain-containing protein gives MNMQLPPPVLRRSIMLLVTVAMLTLALIGLAGMSASVLVVERARSSTEAIKVAGSLRRYAQRIPSLAAVDSLGGRGLSARGLAVIGDFERQLEHPALAQAIARAPQASFAVAYRGVHAAWRSSLKPRFEALSGAGALSAGGIERLLTEVDAFVEQIDALVAGLEHDNETRIHGLHQTLALAMGLTLIVAVIALGLLYRALLRPLGGLLEAARRIAGGDFSVRVGNTGEDEIGRVGTSFNLMAGELEKLYGNLERHVAEKTAELQRSNRALELLYHAITRLYHSPTAPEAYEATLRDIDRVAGLSGSFVCIEPQAEAAAAVIASTFGACPERIARGGDACADCRTSMVPGDGDLLRFPLRDREHHYGMLRLALPPGAGLEDWQRQLVEALSRHIGMALGAARRGEQERLLALQDERSVIARELHDSLAQALSYMKIQASLLQRVAGDPARAAEAGPILVDLRAGINAAYRQLRELLVSFRLGLSGDLDRLLGDAAREYGARGKLEVALELRLGDCVLSPNQEVHVLQIVREALSNMVRHAGARRARVAVLGNAGGEVGIEVEDDGVGLGAPPEDARNHHGLSIMRERAHSLGGEIEIGNRAEGGTRVGVRFAAARVLAGGAFGGKVARTATD, from the coding sequence ATGAACATGCAGCTCCCGCCGCCGGTGCTGCGGCGCTCGATCATGCTGCTGGTGACGGTGGCGATGCTGACGCTGGCGCTGATCGGTCTCGCCGGAATGAGCGCCTCGGTGCTGGTCGTCGAGCGCGCGCGCAGCAGCACCGAGGCGATCAAGGTCGCCGGCAGCCTCCGCCGCTATGCGCAACGCATTCCGAGCCTGGCCGCGGTAGACAGCCTTGGAGGACGTGGCTTGTCGGCGCGCGGGCTGGCGGTGATCGGCGACTTCGAGCGCCAGCTCGAACACCCGGCGCTGGCACAGGCGATCGCGCGTGCGCCGCAGGCGTCGTTCGCCGTGGCCTACCGCGGCGTGCACGCGGCGTGGCGTTCGAGCCTGAAGCCGCGGTTCGAGGCCCTGTCCGGGGCGGGCGCGCTGTCGGCGGGCGGAATCGAGCGGCTGCTGACCGAGGTCGATGCCTTCGTCGAACAGATCGATGCGCTAGTGGCGGGGCTCGAGCACGACAACGAGACCCGCATCCACGGCCTGCACCAGACTCTGGCGCTGGCGATGGGGCTGACCCTGATCGTCGCCGTGATCGCGCTCGGTCTGCTCTACCGCGCCTTGCTGCGCCCGCTCGGCGGCCTCCTCGAGGCGGCGCGACGCATCGCCGGGGGTGACTTCAGCGTGCGCGTGGGCAACACCGGGGAAGACGAAATCGGCCGCGTCGGCACCTCGTTCAACCTGATGGCGGGCGAACTGGAGAAGCTGTACGGCAACCTCGAGCGCCATGTCGCCGAGAAGACCGCCGAACTGCAGCGCAGCAACCGCGCGCTGGAACTGCTCTACCACGCGATCACCCGTCTTTATCACAGCCCGACCGCGCCCGAAGCCTATGAGGCCACGCTGCGCGACATCGACCGGGTCGCCGGGTTGAGCGGCAGCTTCGTGTGCATCGAGCCGCAGGCCGAGGCCGCAGCGGCGGTGATCGCGTCGACGTTCGGCGCCTGCCCCGAACGCATCGCCCGCGGCGGGGACGCGTGCGCCGACTGCCGCACCAGCATGGTTCCCGGCGACGGCGACCTGCTGCGCTTTCCGCTGCGCGACCGCGAGCATCACTACGGCATGTTGCGTCTGGCGCTGCCGCCGGGAGCGGGCCTGGAGGACTGGCAGCGCCAGCTCGTCGAGGCCTTGTCGCGCCACATCGGCATGGCGCTGGGCGCGGCGCGGCGCGGCGAGCAGGAGCGCCTGCTCGCACTGCAGGATGAACGTTCGGTGATCGCGCGCGAACTGCACGACTCGCTCGCGCAGGCGCTGTCGTACATGAAGATCCAGGCCAGCCTGCTGCAGCGCGTGGCCGGCGATCCGGCGCGCGCGGCCGAAGCCGGGCCGATCCTGGTCGACCTGCGCGCGGGGATCAATGCCGCCTACCGCCAGTTGCGCGAGTTGCTGGTGTCGTTCCGCCTCGGTCTGTCCGGCGACCTCGACCGCCTGCTCGGCGACGCGGCGCGGGAGTACGGCGCGCGCGGCAAGCTCGAGGTGGCGCTCGAGTTGCGCCTGGGCGACTGTGTCCTCAGTCCGAACCAGGAAGTGCATGTCCTGCAGATCGTGCGCGAAGCCTTGTCGAACATGGTGCGCCACGCCGGTGCGCGCCGGGCCCGGGTGGCCGTGCTCGGCAATGCCGGCGGCGAAGTCGGGATCGAAGTCGAGGATGACGGCGTCGGCCTCGGCGCCCCGCCCGAGGATGCGCGCAACCACCACGGACTGTCGATCATGCGTGAGCGCGCCCACAGCCTCGGCGGCGAGATCGAAATCGGCAACCGTGCGGAAGGCGGCACCCGCGTCGGGGTGCGCTTCGCGGCGGCGCGGGTGCTGGCTGGCGGCGCTTTCGGCGGCAAGGTCGCACGCACCGCGACCGACTGA